In Lates calcarifer isolate ASB-BC8 linkage group LG4, TLL_Latcal_v3, whole genome shotgun sequence, a genomic segment contains:
- the kncn gene encoding kinocilin codes for MNPISVGEYHGLRVGSSLLGIVAGCIIIGVSRECDADAVGGIFLGAGGLGLLISIYPFIKAWLNINHILPSFGNFRVHPTVANPAPEQPIDTLRREGTQSQLNLERSKSRMGTFVEGGPMAETNPDEGTSSDMPDVLSRRKQKQLPSDQDLP; via the exons ATGAACCCCATCAGCGTCGGGGAGTACCATGGGCTACGGGTGGGTTCATCCCTGCTCGGCATCGTGGCGGGCTGCATCATCATTGGGGTGTCCAGGGAGTGTGATGCTGATGCTGTAGGAGGTATCTTCCTGGGAGCAGGAGGCCtcg GCCTGCTCATATCGATCTACCCCTTCATAAAAGCCTGGCTGAACATCAACCATATTCTCCCATCCTTTG GAAACTTCAGAGTGCACCCTACGGTTGCCAACCCCGCTCCCGAACAACCGATAGATACGCTAAGACGAGAAG GGACTCAGAGTCAATTAAATCTGGAACGTTCTAAGAGTCGTATGGGAACCTTTGTGGAGGGGGGACCGATGGCAGAGACCAACCCAGATGAGGG GACGTCTTCAGACATGCCAGACGTCTTATCTAGGCGGAAACAAAAGCAGTTGCCTTCTGATCAAGACCTGCCTTGA